CGTTATTGCTGGTACTATTTCATTATGTCTTTATTTCGAGGAGTGCTGGGAAAGGATCGTTTGGGGCTTGAAGAATTCAGGACAATACTATTGCCTCAGTGAGAGATACAGGCTTTAACATAAGCATGATGCACTCCAAAGTGCAATTCCCTCATTTCAGACGTCTGGAAGAAACAACATTCACAAATGAATTCACAAATATACAGGAAAAGCTGTGAGAATGACtcacaaatgtaaaaataataataataataaaaaaataataaaattaagaaTGTATATTATATGGCTGCCGACCGCCACGCTGACATACGACAGCTGATGTTTGTAACGTTGATGACTTGGATTTGCTGCAACAGATTAGACGTTTCACAAAGTCTATAAAATTCCACTGAGgagcaaagtattttttttcctttttcttttaaattaacatgTACACTTGCATGAAAATTTACAATTGAATTTAACCCAAacgtaataaataaattcaagatGATTACACTACAAAGTCCATGAATTCATTACATCGTTAGTAGATTGGCTTTGTGCTGTGGTTAGATTGAGCAGATACGGCTTATGCTTTGAGCCCTATAAATGTGCAATTTATTCCAATGGTTTATGCTCTTTATTACTTTTAGAGCAAATACtcccagagagaaagagacagagagagagcgagagagaaagagagagcgagcgagagagcgcgtCTAGTTCTAGATTACATCCCATTGTCTTTAAGAATACTTCACTGAGGATCTTTTCAGATACTAGGCTTCATCTGTAAACAGCCGCAAGCGTGCAGGTGCTGTATTGACGTGTCTGAAATCGGTCGGTGCGGCTGACGTTTGGAAGAGAAGTTAGTGACAGTGAAACGGCAGGAGAAAGCATTAAGGTATGTGGTGTCTGAGTCCCAGAGAGGCTTTTCCGTCAGTCGCCCTTGGTCTCTGAGCACGGCAGACTAGTGGCTGAACCCGCAGACAGGATTCCGGTTCTGCAGGAAGACACGAGTGTTGGATGTTATTAACATATGAAATATTggcacaatatatatatatatttcttgacTCTCTACAACTCATATACTGAAAACAGTAACCTTGTGTAAGTAACCGTGCAGCATCTTCTTCCCCGGTCACCTGCTGTTCTGTTTGTTCGATGATACACCCTTGATGGATTTGTTCTGTGgcgaaagtttttaaaaaaaattcaaaaaaaaaaagctgaaagtgCTATATACAAAGCATAAAACTGTGTGTTTCCATGACAACCATGGCAGACTGTTTAACGGTTTGACTTTGAGTCCAAGATAAACAGTGGAATATGGCATAAATCTTTATTGGAAATGCAAGCGTGAGCTGCAAGAGATTTTACTTGACTTTGATCAGATGTCCAATGTGATGCATAAATCGTTTTAAAGATGCAGTTTGGAATTTTTCTAGACAGATCATTCATTCTTTCGTTTGTAGTAACTGCTTCATACTGGTCAGGAAGGATCCGAGGCGTATCCTGGGAAGCACAAGGATGCCAGTccactatgcacacacactttcacagatttattcacacctaggggcaatttagcatagtcaATACACcttatttgcatgttttttgttttttttgaaggtgggaggaaacgggagaacccagaggaaacccacgtgAACATGTGAGACTCCACACGGACAGTAACCCGATCTCGGGATTAAACCAACAACACCTGCTGCGCCACTGTGCCACCCTAGACCTGGTAATACTTACAGAATCTTAAAGATACATTACATATATGGTGATTCACAGCACTGCCATGGAAAGGATTTGGAAAGTTTCTATGCAGCCCATAGCTAAACCTCCAGCTGAAGGCAAGCTGTACAGCCTTGCCACTTTTCTGTAAAAGTGTCATAAAGTTGTCATAAAGCCGTTTCAACAGGGCAAGAGGAATCAGTGGAGGACGGAGAAGGCCTGTCAATAGTTTCATTTCAATTGTAATTCACACTGCAGGCTGCAGAGggctttaaaaatgacaaactgcacCTTGAAACGGTCGATTCAAAGCACTAGAAACGAAAACAAACTCTACCTTGTGCTTTCTGCATTTCATTGAGAAGTTTTCCTCGTATAAGACACAACCTGTGGAGAGAAAAGCGAGCACTAATGAAATGAACTGGCTGGGTCAATTAACAAGTTCAGTACTGCCAATAAAATGTTGCTACACCAAAGCGAAAATGTCATGATGGAATCGATATGAGAGATGTACAGGTGCTGTCTAAACTTGGTAGCAAACATTCTTTTGATTTATCAGACAGGTTCCATAAATCTTTATCAACCTTACTTTAATTATTCTGTTCGTGCTCAAACACATTCCCTCTACATTTCGacgaccccccacccccacccccccacacccccacaccGCCCCCCGTTACCCTCAAGCTTGCACAAGTTTGCTCAGCAAACACAGCCAAAAGTGCAGCTGTTAACAGACACAACACAGCCGTCTCAGCGGGCGGTGCATCGCGGAGAGTTGCTCGGCATGTCTTTCAAGAAGACCTGTTAAATTGCACATGGAACAAAAAAGAGGGGAAACAGCTGTCTGTAATCATCGGTCAAAAGCCACTCACCTGACTGCATTGCACATATGTAGTGATACTTGTTAGGGCAGCCTTTGAAAAAGCAGCCCAATGTGGCGCCCATTTTATGGCAAGAGGAGCAAATCTGCAAAGATGTAAATAATAGCGCTTGAACATGAAAACATAAGCTGCACAAACAGAAAAGATGAAAGGAATCAATGAGAGCCATTACTGCAGCTAACCAGTGTTGAGTTTCCATCCGTTAAGCGAATTTTCAAAAGGCCGGCAACAGAAACGACACATCACTGATATACCAACAGTCTGAAGAGGACCTAATCAACAGTTAAATAAGGTCCCTGGCTCCAGTTGCACTTCTTATGTACAGGGTGCTATGTATGTGATATATGaagcagtccatacaggatttaatttttttttcttttctgattgtTATGGCTAAAAATGCTTGATCTTTCTGAGACTTTTGCGCTTTTTTTTGGGTTGCGGAAAACGACTCGAATCGCACCAAATTGTTTTGCGCAGTATTTCACGGTGATGCTTGCTGGTGGATGACGCATGTAAGAGaagagagctttggctgaatgcgttgTGTCTTAGgccaaatctgctgtaatttgtgaaaattgcaagctccttcgAATATCGTGGAGTTCGCTTGatgttgcattcatttctgcgaaatcctggagggactgatgaAGTAATACTGCAAACTGCATTGCTGCTCGTCACACTCAGCGTCACTGAGACGGCGTGCTtgtctggtcatgtgacctcgGACTAAAGTTCAATagatattcatttatattcatttattaaacgtGTGGTCAGTGATGTTTTTATCACATTCCTGCAATAGAAACAGGGTCAGTAGAGAAACAATGTAGATCACAaacatccaaccaatcagaacaaaaagaattaaaaaaacaaacaaacaaaaaaaactccccATCTTTCACTAGCGCTGTGTCTGAAATCACTCCCTCACAGTTCTCAATAGGACACTATAAAGGGGGTAACAAGAAAGGAAACACCAGACTGAATTTAGACAACACTTACTAGTGAGTACACCGACAGTATCCATCCagacaaatgaaaggaaatcgGTATTCTGGTACTTAGTGCAGAAGTAATGTGCATCGCTTGTACACCGGATTTACAATGCACTGTGGGTAATGGTATAATGAACTATCCAGAGAACAAATTGTCCACTAAGAATTCAGACAACACTGATTCACCTTACAGCGAATAGGAAGCTCATTCAGACACAGCACAGCCTAAGCAATTGTTTTGGGGGTGTGGCTTTGGGGGGAATTGACTTAGAAGTGGGTGCAGCATTTcgttccaatcaagcaggagccacacctgattccgcCTGTTTAAATCAGCTGACCTTGCTTAACTGGTTGAGCTTTCAACAGATTCAGGCATGGCTGATGCTGGGTTGGAATGAAAAGCTGCACCCACGCCGGGCCTTTCCGGATAAAATCGGACACCCttgacataaataaatgtggCCAAGAACCGCCTACTTTAACAGAAAGCAATTTGGACTGACATGCCAGACGACCAAccacagaggttttttttgttactcACCATTAAATGCTTCAAATAAAACCATTGATCACGTCTATGTATTGATACAGCAACTCTTCTACCTCAGCAATGATTTACAACTTTTTGtatttctgacacacacacacacacacacttcagggtCTCCGTCCAAACAGGTGGATGGAAACCCTGCTCACTTGGCGTAATATAAACGTACCGTCTCCTTTGCCATCTTAACGGTTTTTTCTAGCCCGTAAATCTTCCCTCTGACGAGAAAGACCCCAGCGGACCATATGCCACAGTCCTCGTGCAGCCAGTACTCGCTGGCTTCTAAGGGCACTGTTGGCGGGGCATACCAGTCTGTCACAGTGTCCATCCTGGATCTCTTCGCTGCAGGGCTGCAGGAAAGCTCAACATCACTGCTCCATCTCTGATAGGCTCCTAGAGCAGCTGCCTGCAGCTTGTGACGTGGCTTTCGAGGCTGACTGCTCGATGAATCCGATTCGCTGGAGTCGTCCTCTCTCGGCTCCTGAGGATTAGTAGGCAGCCTCGCTTCGGGCCTGAAACCCTCAGGATAATACGGGCCATGCAAATCACCCAGGTCCATAGTGTTAGCAGAGCCTCCGCAAAGGCAGCACACGAGGCTGTCCCAGTGCGTGCCCTCCGTGGAGACACGGCCGTACTGCAAACACGGTGTAGTGGGCATTTTCCCTGACGCGACTGGGGTAGGCTGCTTCCCTCGGCTCAGCCTGACACTCTCATCAGGGTAGTTGATTACCGTACAAGTAGGATATGCTTTCAGGTCTACGTGTACAAAAGGTGAGAAGGTCTCGTCTCTCTTTTCCCTTTTCTCGTCTTTATAGCTGACGTATCTGAGCTTTATTTCCGGCTCCTTGGGGGAGAACATGGAAGACTGCCCCACTTTATGcgttctccttttctttttaggGGTAGGAGCTCGTTTCGTGCTTGTTGAATGTTTGCTGCTCGTAGTTAAAGTCTGTTGCTTTAAAGGGCTTTTTGTCTGTTTGGATGTAGGCAGCGTAGTCCTTTTTCTCACCCTTACTGGGGGACTGTTTGAAAGTTTCGGTCGTTTCTTTGATGTCTTGATGTACGTAATGGGTTTGCGTGACATCCCTGGGGATGGGACAgcttgtgaatgttttgaaacAGTTTCGGAACATGAGGTAGATAATTTGCTTGGATCGGCAGCGTCTGTTTCTTCTGACCTGTCCTGTAATCGAGCGGTCTTTTTATTAGTTTCAGTCCCAACCTTCAGAGGACGTTCCAACTCGAAAACGCTGTTGTCGCTGTTGCCAAATGACACATCTTGGCTAGATCCCAGATGAGTGGTCTCATCCGGCTGGGCGTCAGAACGCCGACATTTTTTTGCAGAAGAGACATGACTGGATTTGTACCTGGAAGGGAAGATATTCTGAACAATGGCCTCTAACCTCATCCCTCTTCTAGTTCTTGGGGGAAGTTCTTTTCTTACTAGTGTTTCCTTTTTGGCAAACAAACGTCTAGGCAAATGTGTTTTCTTCTGAGTCACATTATGAACGTGCGTCTTCTCTTTCTGTACCTCGGATAACGCCCTGCTCTGTTCGGACTGTTCTGTCCCGGACGTGTCGAAGTTATTTGCTGTTAGTTCACCGCTAATGGTGGTACCTAATGCATCGGTGGCAGACGATGAATCTCTCTCCTCTGCACTCATGAGAGGATCAGATTCCACGTTACTTAATTCATCTTGCCGAGTGTTAGTTTCTTCAGCAAGAGAGTTCTCTTCACTTTGGCATCCTGCAGTCTGGGGCAGAATGGAAACATCCTTTACTCCAATCAGTGAGGCGAAGGAGGGTGACACAGAATCTTCCAGTGCATTTAGAAACTCCTGATTTAGTGAAACAGCAAGACCTGCAGGCTCCTGATCATTCGGTAAAAGAACTGGGTCGTCGGTTCTGGAGATCAGGAAGAGTACTTCCGGGTTGCCGTTCTTGTGCTGATCCACTATGCTCTCAACATGGCCAGCTGGAACGCTCCCGTCAACGGGTCCCGCGTTCCACAAGCTGCCGACGGCGCCGTTCTGAATTTCGTCCAAGTTGAGAGGAATCTTGCAGTCCGCCGGGTTGTTCTGCTGTAAAGATCGGAGCGTCTCCAGAGCGAGGCTCTCGACATCTTGTATGCCACCGATGTTGTGTGCCTGCTGAAGATAACAGAGACTTGCGACGTTCTCCACGACGGGCGTGACAAAATCAAATGAACTGGCACAGGTGGCTAAGCCTACGGGCACAGACACCTGCTGCAGGCAGTGTTGGTCCATTTCCACACAGAGCGGTGCTCCACCTGCATCTGTGACCAGCTGGCTTGCGTCATACGCAGCGGGGTGTAGAGAAAACGCCTTGCTTATCGGAACACTGTAAATCTGTGAATGCTGCGAGAGTGAGTCGTGGCCCGAAAAGACATGGGACCTGGTCACATACGAGAGCGTAACTGTCGTGTTGGAAAGAGCGTTGTCTGGTTGGATCTGCTCGCTGGGCTGCAGCGAAGGATCGGTCTCGTCTTCTGGAAGCACTGACCCGTTGCTGGTCCCGGAACTCAGGTACCAGCCTGGTGGCTGGACGACATGCAAGGCCTCTATCGAGTTGGTTTTTAACAGACATTCCTCTGTGTTCTTCGTCAGGTCAAAAACGCGAGGAAGGTTGCAGGCGGAGGAGAGTTCCTGAGGCTGTAAACCATCCGAGTTGTCAGAAGGCTGTTCCATATCAGCTGCAATGCAAAGCAAAAGACACGGAACAAGAAAAGAATTTTAATGAAATGCGTCAGTTACAACACAAAGCAGCCATTACATAATACAGCGTGAAATCGCCCCGTAGGTGTGAACGCGTGCGCATGGTGCTCTGTGACGGACCAGAATCCCATTcaaggtgtattcccgcctcccGCCCAGCTTTCCCGAGATAGGTTCTGCATCCATCatcaccctgaccaggataaagtggttactgaagatgaatgaatgaatgaatagtattaaatggaaaataaagGAACTCTGTAGTAGCCTGCATTAAATTTGTAGCACTTAACCCCACAGTCTGATCTCAAACAGAGTATCGGACTTTAGATACATTTATCTTCTGAAAtgaaaaagtgcattaaaagtCGCTCTAACTATCTGGCTTTGAGGAAACAGCAGCTGCAACATCTGGCTAGCTGTTCCCCAACAGGCACATCTGGAAGTATGTTATTTTAGCTAAGGCTATCCTATTTAACGAGCTGCTTCCAAGAGAGGTTTAGCATTTAGACAAACACAAAtagcaaacacaaacatataaaagaacaaaaaaaaaagcaacctgACAGTTAAAGTTatgaaaagacagaaaataacACTAGCAGGTCAGATATATTAAGCGGAATGTCTAAGGTAGCCTCAACATGTCTGCTATGTACATTAGAGTTATCGTttggtctttttctttttgagcACGGAATATTACAAGACTGTATCTGTCCAAGCAACTGTCAAAAACTCAAAGATAAGAAACCACTCACAGGCTAATGCTTTTAAAGCTACCTGGCTCGGCAGGGTTTCCATGCTTAACTAGGTTAGCAATGTTACCACACGACACTCAATCTGAAAGCTAATTACACGCTATTAGAATCACACATCTGTgtgctattgtttttttttttctcccccactgACAGCTGACTAACCTAGCAAgcaagctaagctaagctaagctaattcaGTCAGTCATGCTAGCTGGCTATGATTAACAACTAGCTCGTTAGCATTTCTAAACCACATAAACCTCTCAGAAAGCTAACACAACCTTTCACCAAGCTAACTCATCCGGATAAAGCTAATTAATAAGGCTAAACTGTATAAGGCGATAGATACTGTACACACTAGTTATCATCCTGTGCTAGCTGAAGCTAATGTCTCGTTAGCTACAACAAAGAAGCGAGCGGCTACATTAAAACTTACCCGCAAAGAGACGCTGGGTTAATACGCGGAATTATGAAACACTCTACAACCCATTCCGACACCCATTAACGGATTACTTTAACTGTAAAAACGTGTATAATAGTGTGCTGACTTTGGGCGAGACAATGGCCAAGTGCTGTGTCCATCGTGAAGCTAAGCTAGCTTTGTCAAAGCTGTGCTAATATTCCAGCATTATTGTCATGATGAGGCCATTATGGAGCATTATGGGACATGTAGGAAGAGTCCACACTGTACTCTGTTTCTAcaccgtttatagctgctgtacaCGGTTTAAaaccatttcttttctttctctttctatattcgtcctttttttttttattgaatttacacaagaGAATTGTTTTTCGGATTTCAGTAGCGTTAAATTAGCTACAAGTTTCAAGTCAGGGCTGCCAAATCAtttcaggggaaagtagctCGACTATGCTCGAAGGCGCTGGATGATGTCACGAACTAATTTGCATATGAATATAGTAATCACGATGGTTTGCACATCAAAAACGCGTTACTTGAAgggttatataaaaaaaaagttattttaatgtaaatgacGACAGCGATTTAACTACAGACTTCGTCTTAATATAGTGCGATTTAATGAGAAAAATAGGCAAAATATTTAGAGAATAAATCATTTTCAAGGGGAAAAAATTCCTAATATTACAAGGGAAAAAGTAGCAATAATTTGAGAATAAATGCGGAATATTTCATATGAATTGTcatatgagggggaaaaaaataaaaaataatcacagtATTTCAAGAATAACGCTGTAATATTTAGGGGGGTGGGGGAGGTATAACACTGATAGAATGGTGCATATAAAAGCTATGAAAATCTTCTGGCACATCAGCACCAGATAATTAATATTAACACTTCGAAATGACTGCAAGAAATTGCGTTCATTTAGATTAGAACGAACAAACTCGAAGAGCACGAAAGAGAAACCGCAGGCAGTGGTCACCTTCAAGGCTATCGATGGTTACATCTAATCACGACTGTTTTCAAAATATTGCTGCTTTTTATTAAGATTTTATTCTTGAAATATTGTGACTTTACTCTCAAAACAGTGTATTATTGTCTTTAAACGGTGGTCCTAAAACGTCACCAAAATAAGAGAAAGATCATTTGGTCATGGCATAAACGATTTCCATATTTACAAAACACCATTTCTATcaagaacacaaacaaaaagaagcAGTTGTAGAGGGTAGTTGGGAAACAGACAGGAAGTGGTTATGGAATAGCTCACTTTTATTACTTGGAACTATAGTGAAGAAGAAAGTTTAAGGAAGAACCAATTATCAGGCTTTACACACTGGAAGACAGTAGAACAAACCtcggctcttttttttttttttttttttttaaaaagtaaattctGAAAGTCACTAAAGGCGTCGGCAAATCTAGTGATAAAGTCTCTAAGTTGGCAAAAATGATTTAATCATATGTAGAGTGTGTGGTCAACTATGACACAAAGGCAAAATACAGGgtgcaaaaatatttattgctaataaaCCTGCTGTCAGTCGGTGTACATTTGTGGTATATTTACAATAGCAATGTATAGAGGAATGGAAATGTGAGccaaaaaagaaaaccaaatatgacatttaaataaatacaagagaCTGTGACTGAACATCACTACAGACATTATCAGCTTGAAGGGCAggacaggggggaaaaaaacgaaaagaaaaaaaaaaaccctcccaaTCAGTGGATTGACCATCATGATTACATAAAGAGACCCCCTatataaatctgtttatatattttacactAGGAAAAAAGCCCTCCAGAAACAAACACCATGCCTTTAACTGGTCAACATTCAGTAATCTCCATGTACAAACCAAACACTTCCGGGTATCAAGTAGTGTCTCTTTTTCACTTTGCCAGCCATCTGATTTCGTCAGAATTGACAGGAAGCTGGAGGGAATGTGCATAAACACATCTAGCGTAATAAGCACGTCTGCAGGTATGATTGTTTCTACTCTTTATTAAGTAAGTGTAATTCGAGTCATTACATATTTATCCATCCTTTGGCTATTCACACATACTAGAGTTAAAACAGTAGCTGACACAGTCATGTTTAGTGAATGAATGATAGATGCTTCATTAAAAACAACTATTTACATTAagacatgattaaaaaaaaaaaaaagtcacagtaACTGAAGTGCACAAAATGCAGACTAGAGACATAAAATTCAAACTTCATACCATGTTTATAATATGCTGTGTGCCGTGACCAGTGTGTTTCTAAGTGATTAATTACTGGGATAAAATATGGTGGACCTCTATAACATGCAGCAAAGCCGGGCTGAGGCGTCAAGTTTCAGAACTCCTTCGTGTCCTTGTTGTCAAACAAGTGGAGTCTTTGCTCAGCTGTCAAGCCTTCCTTAAGACTCTGAGAAGAGAACAGAGACAGGACAATGCAAGGTCATTTCCATGGAGAATACTGAAACGTGAAGACTAAAGTGATCTCGGTGGACATGCTGAAATCTTAGTGACATGCTTCAGTGATGGGTGAACTGTAAACGTCTCGGTTAAAAGCTGCTTCCGGACATATGAAcacttttataccacagcgctgctgaattctcaaacctAACCGGTGAGAAGGTTCGGGTATTTAGTTTGATCCATTTAACAGCAGCGTTGACGACAGTGCAAGCTGGAATTcaaacaggtttattttaacGCACCTGTTTGACTACGttaatgtttctatagtaacagctcgtgcACAATCAGACTCAATCTAAGATTATGAAGGAAGAATAAAAGTgttatttaccaaaaaaaaaaaaaaaaaaaaaaaatcattgatatggttATAATATTGTCTGTAAAAGGAGTCTCCGGTATATGTGCTTGTTAACGGTTCACAAGTTTTCAAGACAGAAAAACACTTTCGCTTTCTGGTTCCTCTTGTAACATGGCaaggtgcatttttttttttttgcctgattATTAATttcaggagagagaggggggaaatgaGAAGCTGATgcctgtttatagctgttataatgcaagtggtaacaggaactaacttatttTCATGAATGATCCACAGCATTAAacataactgtaaatggataactTTGACCTTTATTAGATTAAAAAGAtaattgttgacaaattgctgtggtataaagaggAATCAAACACACTGGGACATgcagttattgaaaaataaattttgGAATGGGAACATCATACCAGCCCagctttgattattttcctgtaacgaCATTcccagtcatgttttattcctaactTATTTACCTGTACCTTGCTCCAGATCCAAAGGACGCAATGAAAGCATTTTTGCATAAGAATAAGCATCACACCAGATTTAGCTGACCACACTCTTGAAGATTAAGCACCAGGGTGTGAAATTAACACACCATCAGCCAAATGCGTGTCAGTTTTTGAAGTCGCAAAACATCATGCCACCTTGGCTGGCAGACTactatttatttacacttctaaaaatatacactcactgagcacgtTATTAGGAACAAATGTACACATGCGCATTCATGCAACTAACTAagaatcagccaatcgtgtgacagcagtgcaatgcataaaatcatgcagataccaGCCAGCAGCAATGTTCACGTCAGCCCTcaggatggggaaaaaatgtgatctcagtgattttgtcTGTGGTGTGAtagttggtgccagacgggctggtttgagtatttctataactgctgatctccggAAATTTTCACACAACAGTCCCTAGAGTTTACTCAAAGTGGTGAAATAAAGGAaacacatccagtgagcagcagttctgcagacggaaacaccttgttgaggAGAGAGGTCAACggagaacggccagactggtCCGAGCCGACAGAAACGCTACGGCAACTCATCTCAGAATGTATAACACGTTGAACCTTTAGGCGGATGAGCTACAATTGCAGGAGACCACGTTGGGTTTTGCTCGTCAGGCAaaaaacagaaagctgaggctgcagtgggcacaggctcacccaaaagAGTTGAACAGCTTTTGtaaaaatgtagcctggtctgatgaatctcgatttctgctgaggcccacagatgatagggtcagaatttgctaccaacagcatgaatccatggatccaacctgccttgtgtcaacagtgcaggctggtggaggtggtgtaatggtgtggggaatgttttcttgacaCACATTGGGaccgttaataccaatcaatcatcgcttgaacGCCACGACCTATTTGAGCATTGTtcctgaccatgtgcatcccttcatagCCACAATTT
This is a stretch of genomic DNA from Ictalurus punctatus breed USDA103 chromosome 13, Coco_2.0, whole genome shotgun sequence. It encodes these proteins:
- the si:dkey-94l16.4 gene encoding transcription factor 20 isoform X1: METLPSQVALKALASDMEQPSDNSDGLQPQELSSACNLPRVFDLTKNTEECLLKTNSIEALHVVQPPGWYLSSGTSNGSVLPEDETDPSLQPSEQIQPDNALSNTTVTLSYVTRSHVFSGHDSLSQHSQIYSVPISKAFSLHPAAYDASQLVTDAGGAPLCVEMDQHCLQQVSVPVGLATCASSFDFVTPVVENVASLCYLQQAHNIGGIQDVESLALETLRSLQQNNPADCKIPLNLDEIQNGAVGSLWNAGPVDGSVPAGHVESIVDQHKNGNPEVLFLISRTDDPVLLPNDQEPAGLAVSLNQEFLNALEDSVSPSFASLIGVKDVSILPQTAGCQSEENSLAEETNTRQDELSNVESDPLMSAEERDSSSATDALGTTISGELTANNFDTSGTEQSEQSRALSEVQKEKTHVHNVTQKKTHLPRRLFAKKETLVRKELPPRTRRGMRLEAIVQNIFPSRYKSSHVSSAKKCRRSDAQPDETTHLGSSQDVSFGNSDNSVFELERPLKVGTETNKKTARLQDRSEETDAADPSKLSTSCSETVSKHSQAVPSPGMSRKPITYIKTSKKRPKLSNSPPVRVRKRTTLPTSKQTKSPLKQQTLTTSSKHSTSTKRAPTPKKKRRTHKVGQSSMFSPKEPEIKLRYVSYKDEKREKRDETFSPFVHVDLKAYPTCTVINYPDESVRLSRGKQPTPVASGKMPTTPCLQYGRVSTEGTHWDSLVCCLCGGSANTMDLGDLHGPYYPEGFRPEARLPTNPQEPREDDSSESDSSSSQPRKPRHKLQAAALGAYQRWSSDVELSCSPAAKRSRMDTVTDWYAPPTVPLEASEYWLHEDCGIWSAGVFLVRGKIYGLEKTVKMAKETICSSCHKMGATLGCFFKGCPNKYHYICAMQSGCVLYEENFSMKCRKHKNKSIKGVSSNKQNSR
- the si:dkey-94l16.4 gene encoding transcription factor 20 isoform X2 gives rise to the protein MEQPSDNSDGLQPQELSSACNLPRVFDLTKNTEECLLKTNSIEALHVVQPPGWYLSSGTSNGSVLPEDETDPSLQPSEQIQPDNALSNTTVTLSYVTRSHVFSGHDSLSQHSQIYSVPISKAFSLHPAAYDASQLVTDAGGAPLCVEMDQHCLQQVSVPVGLATCASSFDFVTPVVENVASLCYLQQAHNIGGIQDVESLALETLRSLQQNNPADCKIPLNLDEIQNGAVGSLWNAGPVDGSVPAGHVESIVDQHKNGNPEVLFLISRTDDPVLLPNDQEPAGLAVSLNQEFLNALEDSVSPSFASLIGVKDVSILPQTAGCQSEENSLAEETNTRQDELSNVESDPLMSAEERDSSSATDALGTTISGELTANNFDTSGTEQSEQSRALSEVQKEKTHVHNVTQKKTHLPRRLFAKKETLVRKELPPRTRRGMRLEAIVQNIFPSRYKSSHVSSAKKCRRSDAQPDETTHLGSSQDVSFGNSDNSVFELERPLKVGTETNKKTARLQDRSEETDAADPSKLSTSCSETVSKHSQAVPSPGMSRKPITYIKTSKKRPKLSNSPPVRVRKRTTLPTSKQTKSPLKQQTLTTSSKHSTSTKRAPTPKKKRRTHKVGQSSMFSPKEPEIKLRYVSYKDEKREKRDETFSPFVHVDLKAYPTCTVINYPDESVRLSRGKQPTPVASGKMPTTPCLQYGRVSTEGTHWDSLVCCLCGGSANTMDLGDLHGPYYPEGFRPEARLPTNPQEPREDDSSESDSSSSQPRKPRHKLQAAALGAYQRWSSDVELSCSPAAKRSRMDTVTDWYAPPTVPLEASEYWLHEDCGIWSAGVFLVRGKIYGLEKTVKMAKETICSSCHKMGATLGCFFKGCPNKYHYICAMQSGCVLYEENFSMKCRKHKNKSIKGVSSNKQNSR